A stretch of DNA from Rathayibacter sp. VKM Ac-2762:
ATCCACACCTTCGCGTAGGAGCCGTCCAACCCGTTCACCCCGAGGCCGGGGAGGATGTAGAGCCCTCCGATGCGCAGGCCGTCCGAGAACAGCTGCAGCAGCGGCACGAGCGCCATCTGGATGGGGACGATCTGGAGCGAGAACACGAGGACGAAGAGCGTGTTGCGGCCCTTGAAGTCGATCCAGGCGAACGCGTAGGCGGCGAGGCTGGCGATCGTGATCGGGATCAGCGCCGCCGGCAGCGTGATGACCAGCGAGTTCACGAACGCCTTGCCCAGGGTCAGGCTGTCGCCGGAGTTGAGCGCGTTCGCGTAGTTGTCGAGGGTGAAGCCGGGGTTGGCGAAGATCGTCCACCAGCCGGTCGTCTTGATGTCGTTCGCGGGGCGGAACGACGAGATGAACAGGCCGAGGGTGGGGACGGTCCAGATGACGGCGATGATCAGCGCGGCGAGGGTGGCGCCGCGCGACGTCGTCGCCTTCTTGACCTTGCCGCTGGCCGCCTCGATCCTGGACTCGCCGCGGGCGAGCGCGCGCTCGGTGCTGCGGTCGACCGGAACCTGGATCGGGGTGGGCGTGACGCTCATCGGATCTCCCTCTGCTTGGCGAGCTGGCGGGCGTTGTAGACGACGATCGGGAGCACGAGCAGGAACAGGATGACCGCGAGGGCCGCGCTGTAGCCGCTGCGGGCGCCGAGCTGGAACTGGCGGACCATCTCGAACGCGAGGACCGTGGTGTCGGAGCGGCCGCCGGTCATCGCCGAGACGATGTCGAAGACCTTCAGCGACGCGATCGAGATCGTCGTGAGGACGACCACGATCGAGGAGCGGATGCCGGGGACGGTGACGTTCCAGAAGGACTGCCACGCGCTGGTGCCGTCGAGCGAGGCCGCTTCGAGCTGCTCGGAGGGGACGCCCTTGATGGCGGCGGAGAGCACCGTCATGGCGAATCCGGCCTGGGTCCAGATGAGGACGACGACGAGGAACAGCGTGTTCCACGGCTCGAGTCCCAGCCAGTCGACCGGCGGGGCGCCGAAGGCGGTGAGGATGCCGTTGAGGAGGCCGATCTGCTCGCCCTGGCGCACGTCGTAGAAGAACTTGAAGATGATCGACGCGCCGACGAACGAGATCGCCATCGGCATGAAGACCAGCAGCTTGAAGAACTTCTCGCCGCGGCTCTTGTCGATGAAGACCGCGTAGGCGAGACCGATCGCGGTCGCCGTGATGGGGGCCAGGAGCACCCAGACCACCGTGTTCAGGAAGGCGGTGATGCCGTCGGGGCTGGTGAAGACCCAGACGAAGTTGTCGATGCCGGCGAAACCGGAGCCGTCGTTCTTCATGAACGCGTTGATGGCCGTCGTGATCGTCGGGTAGATCAGGCCGATGAGGATGAAGAAGGCGGCCGGTGCCATGAACGCGATGAGCTGGAGTCCGTAGCCCGCGCCTTTGCGGGACCGGAAGTCGAGCAGGAACAGCGCGCCGCCGATGACGGCGGCCACCACCGCGACCCAGAGGACGGAGTTGTAGAGGCCGAAGACCAGCAGGAGGACGACCGGCAGGACGACCGTGACCGCGAGCCGGAGGACCGTGTAGCCGGTGCCGCGGCGGGGCGCGATCTCGACGAAGAAGAGGATGAGCGCCACCACGGCCGCGAAGGCCAGGAGGATGAGCGGGATCTGCGCGAGCGGCGGGATTCCCGCCAGCCATTGGAAGAACCCCGAGATGGTGATGGGGGACATGGACGCCCTTTCGAGTGCGACTCTGGACTCAGGAGGGGCCCGGCCCCGGGATCCGTGGATCCGGGGGCCGGGCCGTCACAGCTGAGCCGCCACTCGGGAGCGGCGGCTCTGCTCCGCTGCTAGGAGGTGTAGCCGGCCTGGATCTCCTCGAGCGCCTGGTCGGTGCTCGTGCCGTCGATCCAGTCGACCATGCCCTTGAAGAAGCTGTCCGAGCCCACTGCCTTCGGCATGAGGTCGGACGCGTCGAAGCGGAACGTGGTGTCCGGGTTCTGGAGGATCGCGATGGAGTCCTTCAGGACGTCGCTGCCCGCGTTGGCCGGGTCGAGACCGGTGTTCGCGGAGATGACGCCGCCGAGGGAGACGCGGCTGTTGGCCCAGTCGGCGCTGGCCAGGTACTCCTGGACCTTCGCGGTGTCCTCGTCGTTCGAGAACGCGGCGACCATCTCGCCACCACCGGTGACGGCCTGGGCGTCGTCGGCCTTGACCGGCGGGGTGAGGAAGGCCCACACGTCGCCGTCCTCGGCCACGTTGGCGCCGGCCGAGGTCAGGAAGCCCTCGAAGAACGAGGCCTGGTGGGTCAGCGCGCAGGTGCCGTTCGCCATGTTCTGGGCGACGTCGCCGAAGGCGGTGGAGTTGATCGACTTCACGTCGCCGTAGCCGGCGTTGACGAGGGTCGGGTCGAGGAGGATCGATCCGACGGACTCGAACGCGGACTTGATGGCCGGGTCGGTGAAGGGGGTGTCGCCCGCGACCCAGGAGTCGTAGACGTCGGGGCCGGCCTCGCGGAGGACGGCGTCCTCGATCCAGTCGGTTCCGGGCCAGCCGGAAGCCTCACCGGAGTTGAAGCCCGCGCACCAGGACGGTCCGCCGGTCTTCTCGGCGATCGTCTTGCCGAGCGCCTCCATCTCGTCCCACGTCGTGGGAACGGAGACGCCCCACTCCTTGAACTTGGCCGGCGAGTACCAGATGTAGCCCTTGACGGACGCCATCAGCGGCGCGCCGTACTGGGTGCCGTCGACCTGGCCGTACTTCTGCCAGTCCTCGGACCAGTTCTGCTTGACGTTGGCGAGGGCGCCCTCGGGGAGCTCCTGCACCTTGCCGGAGGCGACGGTGTCGGCGAGCAGACCCGGCTGCGGGAAGATCGCGAGGTCGGGGGTGTCGCCACCCTGGACCTTGATGCCGATCTGCTTCTCGAACTCCTTGTCGCCCGTGTACTTGATCTCGATGTTGTTCTCCTTCTCCCAGTCCGCCCAGGACTGCTCGAGAAGGGTGGCCTCGTCGCCGTTGATGGTGCCGTAGACGTTGACGACGCCGTCGGCGGTGCCGACCGTGCCGGCCGAGCTGCCGCCGCCGGCGTTCGGGTCGTTGGGGTCACTGCTGCTGGAGCAGCCCGCGAGTGCGATGCCGGCCGCTGCCAGAACGGCGACCGGGACGGTGATACGGCGGTGCAGGGATGACCGCATTCTTCCTCCTCATTGAGTGGTGGAACCAGCCGAGCAGGCCGCTCCTCGCCGATCGGGATCGGGAGGCTGTGGCGGCTCGAAGCGTGTGCCGCGACGACTCGGATGCTGGTGATGGCGATGCCAGGAGGAACTCCAAGCGGATC
This window harbors:
- a CDS encoding carbohydrate ABC transporter permease, which gives rise to MSVTPTPIQVPVDRSTERALARGESRIEAASGKVKKATTSRGATLAALIIAVIWTVPTLGLFISSFRPANDIKTTGWWTIFANPGFTLDNYANALNSGDSLTLGKAFVNSLVITLPAALIPITIASLAAYAFAWIDFKGRNTLFVLVFSLQIVPIQMALVPLLQLFSDGLRIGGLYILPGLGVNGLDGSYAKVWIAHTIFALPLAIFMLHNFISEIPGEVIEAARVDGAGHGQIFFRIVLPLSVPAIASFGIFQFLWVWNDLLVATVFTSGQGLPITKALQDLTGSYGQSWELLTAGAFISIIVPLIVFFSLQRFFVRGLLAGATKG
- a CDS encoding sugar ABC transporter permease — protein: MSPITISGFFQWLAGIPPLAQIPLILLAFAAVVALILFFVEIAPRRGTGYTVLRLAVTVVLPVVLLLVFGLYNSVLWVAVVAAVIGGALFLLDFRSRKGAGYGLQLIAFMAPAAFFILIGLIYPTITTAINAFMKNDGSGFAGIDNFVWVFTSPDGITAFLNTVVWVLLAPITATAIGLAYAVFIDKSRGEKFFKLLVFMPMAISFVGASIIFKFFYDVRQGEQIGLLNGILTAFGAPPVDWLGLEPWNTLFLVVVLIWTQAGFAMTVLSAAIKGVPSEQLEAASLDGTSAWQSFWNVTVPGIRSSIVVVLTTISIASLKVFDIVSAMTGGRSDTTVLAFEMVRQFQLGARSGYSAALAVILFLLVLPIVVYNARQLAKQREIR
- a CDS encoding ABC transporter substrate-binding protein produces the protein MRSSLHRRITVPVAVLAAAGIALAGCSSSSDPNDPNAGGGSSAGTVGTADGVVNVYGTINGDEATLLEQSWADWEKENNIEIKYTGDKEFEKQIGIKVQGGDTPDLAIFPQPGLLADTVASGKVQELPEGALANVKQNWSEDWQKYGQVDGTQYGAPLMASVKGYIWYSPAKFKEWGVSVPTTWDEMEALGKTIAEKTGGPSWCAGFNSGEASGWPGTDWIEDAVLREAGPDVYDSWVAGDTPFTDPAIKSAFESVGSILLDPTLVNAGYGDVKSINSTAFGDVAQNMANGTCALTHQASFFEGFLTSAGANVAEDGDVWAFLTPPVKADDAQAVTGGGEMVAAFSNDEDTAKVQEYLASADWANSRVSLGGVISANTGLDPANAGSDVLKDSIAILQNPDTTFRFDASDLMPKAVGSDSFFKGMVDWIDGTSTDQALEEIQAGYTS